A genomic region of Bactrocera dorsalis isolate Fly_Bdor chromosome 3, ASM2337382v1, whole genome shotgun sequence contains the following coding sequences:
- the LOC105228452 gene encoding dystrobrevin beta isoform X5 — protein sequence MELESSIAILQDLRLQTFDSIRFASYRTASKLRYIQKSTNLHLVDIWNVIEAFRENGLNTLEPQSEVSVARLETLVSSLYHNLNKRLPTAQQVPVDSKAGLLLNWLLAAYTSDNSGKIRVFSIKVALATMCSGKLVDKLRYIFSQISDGAGQLVPWKLGEFLREVLALPAAVYESPTFHYKDGLEEEIFPAENKVTVNDFMATLMSEPGPSCLVWLPLLHRLATVETIVHPTICSVCHKENFTGFRYRCQRCHAYQLCQECFWHGKTSLNHQNDHEVKEYSSYKSPSKQIGHSLRKSFRCVPEKTTQVLPRFPEHPEKTLNLSHIVPPSPLPSHNGFTDPPLLHGGVPGGAHSGGLLYDRSSTLDSRATGRSLDSATGASMSRMATASANDEEHRLIARYAARLAQENRAPVNAGNVDSASSIGSDNSRAQRELIAQLESKNKEIMREIARLRRQQEVEQITPENPALINELRALRQRKGELEGHLGALQDSRRQLMEQLEGLMRMLKNQQTTSPRSTPNSSPRSGKSPPMPGGIGAVNAIVGGANSLNIAAMHSQQGQAPAHSLIGMAGAGGGGGGRPTQQQLLQAQQTGALQGSQQQQSFNTSQLEQLNQISNEVRSAFTGNTSSTFMLNPMAEINDAADNITSALSNLVNDLNAGPTALPTQPRFIMPLDYFPNRRRKKHCNCKNTNNDL from the exons ATGGAACTGGAATCGAGTATAGCTATTCTGCAGGATTTACGTTTGCAGACATTTGATTCAATACGTTTTGCTTCGTACCGCACCGCCTCAAAATTGCGTTATATACAAAAGTCGACAAATCTACACTTGGTCGATATATGGAATGTAATTGAGGCATTCCGTGAGAATGGTTTGAATACATTGGAGCCACAAAGCGAAGTGAGCGTGGCACGATTAGAGACGCTTGTTTCATCACTCTATCATAACCTCAATAAACGTCTTCCAACGGCCCAGCAAGTTCCCGTTGATTCGAAGGCCGGCCTCTTGCTCAATTGGCTGTTAGCAGCGTATACAAG cgaTAATTCTGGCAAAATTCGCGTTTTCTCAATTAAGGTGGCATTGGCGACTATGTGCTCCGGAAAATTGGTGGATAAATTGAgat atattttttcgcaaatatcTGATGGCGCTGGTCAATTAGTACCTTGGAAATTGGGCGAATTTCTACGTGAAGTGTTGGCTTTGCCTGCGGCTGTTTATGAATCTCCTACATTCCATTATAAAGACGGCTTGGAGGAGGAAATATTTCCAGCTGAGAATAAGGTCACAGTGAATGATTTCATGGCAACACTTATGTCTGAACCGGGTCCATCGTGCCTTGTTTGGTTGCCGTTGTTGCATCGTTTGGCCACTGTTGAGACAATTGTACATCCGACTATCTGTTCGGTATGTCACAAGGAGAACTTTACGGGATTTCGTTATCGTTGTCAGCGGTGCCACGCCTACCAATTATGTCAAGAGTGTTTTTGGCACGGCAAGACATCACTGAATCATCAGAATGATCACGAAGTCAAAGAATATTCGAGTTATAAATCGCCCAGTAAACAGATCGGCCATTCGTTGCGCAAGAGCTTCCGATGTGTGCCCGAGAAGACGACACAAGTGTTGCCACGATTCCCCGAACATCCCGAAAAGACTTTGAATCTCTCGCATATTGTACCGCCATCACCCCTACCATCACACAATGGTTTCACGGATCCGCCACTACTGCATGGCGGTGTGCCCGGTGGCGCACATAGTGGTGGCCTGTTGTATGATCGCTCCAGTACGTTAGATTCACGTGCCACTGGACGCAGTCTCGACAGTGCCACCGGTGCTAGCATGTCACGCATGGCCACCGCTTCGGCCAATGATGAGGAGCATCGTTTAATTGCACGCTATGCCGCACGTCTTGCCCAGGAAAATCGTGCT CCGGTCAATGCTGGTAACGTTGATAGCGCCAGTAGTATCGGTTCGGATAATTCGCGTGCGCAACGCGAACTAATCGCTCAACTGGAATCCAAAAATAAGGAGATAATGCGTGAAATAGCCAGACTTCGTCGTCAGCAAGAAGTTGAGCAAATCACACCAGAAAATCCGGCGCTTATAAATGAGCTACGTGCATTGCGTCAACGCAAGGGTGAGCTGGAAGGTCATTTGGGCGCATTGCAGGACTCGCGTCGTCAACTAATGGAACAGTTGGAAGGACTCATGCGTATGCTAAAGAATCAGCAAACAACCTCACCTCGCTCCACACCCAATTCCAGTCCACGTTCGGGCAAATCACCACCCATGCCCGGTGGCATAGGTGCTGTAAATGCAATTGTTGGCGGTGCTAATTCACTTAATATTGCTGCAATGCATTCGCAACAAGGCCAAGCACCGGCACATTCTTTAATTGGTATGGCAGGCGccggtggtggcggtggcggccGCCCAACGCAGCAACAATTGCTGCAGGCACAACAGACTGGCGCATTACAAggctcacaacaacaacagtcatTCAATACAAGTCAACTGGAACAATTGAATCAAATAAGCAATGAAGTGCGTTCAGCATTTACAGGCAACACAAGCTCAA CCTTCATGCTTAATCCCATGGCTGAGATAAATGACGCTGCTGATAATATAACATCGGCACTTTCGAATTTGGTAAACGATTTAAATGCAG GACCAACTGCGTTACCCACACAACCTCGCTTTATTATGCCGCTCG ACTACTTTCCTAATAGACGACGTAAAAAGCATTGCAattgtaaaaatacaaataacgaCTTATAA
- the LOC105228452 gene encoding dystrobrevin beta isoform X8, with the protein MELESSIAILQDLRLQTFDSIRFASYRTASKLRYIQKSTNLHLVDIWNVIEAFRENGLNTLEPQSEVSVARLETLVSSLYHNLNKRLPTAQQVPVDSKAGLLLNWLLAAYTSDNSGKIRVFSIKVALATMCSGKLVDKLRYIFSQISDGAGQLVPWKLGEFLREVLALPAAVYESPTFHYKDGLEEEIFPAENKVTVNDFMATLMSEPGPSCLVWLPLLHRLATVETIVHPTICSVCHKENFTGFRYRCQRCHAYQLCQECFWHGKTSLNHQNDHEVKEYSSYKSPSKQIGHSLRKSFRCVPEKTTQVLPRFPEHPEKTLNLSHIVPPSPLPSHNGFTDPPLLHGGVPGGAHSGGLLYDRSSTLDSRATGRSLDSATGASMSRMATASANDEEHRLIARYAARLAQENRAPVNAGNVDSASSIGSDNSRAQRELIAQLESKNKEIMREIARLRRQQEVEQITPENPALINELRALRQRKGELEGHLGALQDSRRQLMEQLEGLMRMLKNQQTTSPRSTPNSSPRSGKSPPMPGGIGAVNAIVGGANSLNIAAMHSQQGQAPAHSLIGMAGAGGGGGGRPTQQQLLQAQQTGALQGSQQQQSFNTSQLEQLNQISNEVRSAFTGNTSSTFMLNPMAEINDAADNITSALSNLVNDLNAVLKRVAHSFRTNCVTHTTSLYYAARLLS; encoded by the exons ATGGAACTGGAATCGAGTATAGCTATTCTGCAGGATTTACGTTTGCAGACATTTGATTCAATACGTTTTGCTTCGTACCGCACCGCCTCAAAATTGCGTTATATACAAAAGTCGACAAATCTACACTTGGTCGATATATGGAATGTAATTGAGGCATTCCGTGAGAATGGTTTGAATACATTGGAGCCACAAAGCGAAGTGAGCGTGGCACGATTAGAGACGCTTGTTTCATCACTCTATCATAACCTCAATAAACGTCTTCCAACGGCCCAGCAAGTTCCCGTTGATTCGAAGGCCGGCCTCTTGCTCAATTGGCTGTTAGCAGCGTATACAAG cgaTAATTCTGGCAAAATTCGCGTTTTCTCAATTAAGGTGGCATTGGCGACTATGTGCTCCGGAAAATTGGTGGATAAATTGAgat atattttttcgcaaatatcTGATGGCGCTGGTCAATTAGTACCTTGGAAATTGGGCGAATTTCTACGTGAAGTGTTGGCTTTGCCTGCGGCTGTTTATGAATCTCCTACATTCCATTATAAAGACGGCTTGGAGGAGGAAATATTTCCAGCTGAGAATAAGGTCACAGTGAATGATTTCATGGCAACACTTATGTCTGAACCGGGTCCATCGTGCCTTGTTTGGTTGCCGTTGTTGCATCGTTTGGCCACTGTTGAGACAATTGTACATCCGACTATCTGTTCGGTATGTCACAAGGAGAACTTTACGGGATTTCGTTATCGTTGTCAGCGGTGCCACGCCTACCAATTATGTCAAGAGTGTTTTTGGCACGGCAAGACATCACTGAATCATCAGAATGATCACGAAGTCAAAGAATATTCGAGTTATAAATCGCCCAGTAAACAGATCGGCCATTCGTTGCGCAAGAGCTTCCGATGTGTGCCCGAGAAGACGACACAAGTGTTGCCACGATTCCCCGAACATCCCGAAAAGACTTTGAATCTCTCGCATATTGTACCGCCATCACCCCTACCATCACACAATGGTTTCACGGATCCGCCACTACTGCATGGCGGTGTGCCCGGTGGCGCACATAGTGGTGGCCTGTTGTATGATCGCTCCAGTACGTTAGATTCACGTGCCACTGGACGCAGTCTCGACAGTGCCACCGGTGCTAGCATGTCACGCATGGCCACCGCTTCGGCCAATGATGAGGAGCATCGTTTAATTGCACGCTATGCCGCACGTCTTGCCCAGGAAAATCGTGCT CCGGTCAATGCTGGTAACGTTGATAGCGCCAGTAGTATCGGTTCGGATAATTCGCGTGCGCAACGCGAACTAATCGCTCAACTGGAATCCAAAAATAAGGAGATAATGCGTGAAATAGCCAGACTTCGTCGTCAGCAAGAAGTTGAGCAAATCACACCAGAAAATCCGGCGCTTATAAATGAGCTACGTGCATTGCGTCAACGCAAGGGTGAGCTGGAAGGTCATTTGGGCGCATTGCAGGACTCGCGTCGTCAACTAATGGAACAGTTGGAAGGACTCATGCGTATGCTAAAGAATCAGCAAACAACCTCACCTCGCTCCACACCCAATTCCAGTCCACGTTCGGGCAAATCACCACCCATGCCCGGTGGCATAGGTGCTGTAAATGCAATTGTTGGCGGTGCTAATTCACTTAATATTGCTGCAATGCATTCGCAACAAGGCCAAGCACCGGCACATTCTTTAATTGGTATGGCAGGCGccggtggtggcggtggcggccGCCCAACGCAGCAACAATTGCTGCAGGCACAACAGACTGGCGCATTACAAggctcacaacaacaacagtcatTCAATACAAGTCAACTGGAACAATTGAATCAAATAAGCAATGAAGTGCGTTCAGCATTTACAGGCAACACAAGCTCAA CCTTCATGCTTAATCCCATGGCTGAGATAAATGACGCTGCTGATAATATAACATCGGCACTTTCGAATTTGGTAAACGATTTAAATGCAG TGTTAAAACGAGTTGCACACTCTTTCAGGACCAACTGCGTTACCCACACAACCTCGCTTTATTATGCCGCTCG ACTACTTTCCTAA